Part of the Paenibacillus wynnii genome is shown below.
TATAGCAGCACCCAGATCACGCAGCAATTGAACACGCGCTTTTATGATATAGGCTATAGGTCCGACAGCCTCAGTGTAGACCACTCCATGATAGCTTGGGTCCGGTTCGGTCAGACCCGGGAACCTGCCGCTGGCCTTCCAATCAAACTTACCGGCATCTACGATGACGCCCCCGATAGAGGTACCATGCCCCCCGATGAACTTTGTGGCGGAATGCACGACAATATCTGCACCATGCTCAATAGGACGGAGCAAATAGGGGCTTGGGAAGGTATTATCCACAATAAGAGGAATTCCGTGCTCATGAGCAATAGCAGCGACGGCTTCAATGTCCAGTATGTTGCCCTGCGGATTGCCGATGGTCTCAGCAAAAATGGCTTTGGTCTTATCATTTATTACGCTGCGGAAGTTCTCTGGGTTATCCGAGTCCACAAAATGAACCTTAATTCCAAGCTTGGGCAGTGTTGTGGAGAAGAGATTATATGTACCGCCGTATAGACTGGCTGCTGATACGATCTCATCACCAGCACCTGCGATATTCAGTATGGAGAAGGAAATAGCCGCCATCCCAGAAGCAGTTGCAAGTGCCCCCGCACCGCCTTCAAGAGCGGCAATACGCTGCTCGAAAACATCCGTGGTCGGATTCATCAGACGGGTATAAATATTGCCGAATTCCTTAAGTCCGAAGAGGTTCGCAGCATGCTCAGTATCGCGGAAACCATAAGAGGTTGTCTGGTAAAGCGGAACAGCACGGGCAAAGGTAGTTGGATCAATCTCTTGACCCGCATGGATGGCCAAGGTTTCAAATGACAGCTTACGATCTTCTGACATGGGTATTTCCTCCCTTAAAATAAATAATAGAAAACTTTAACAATTTAGAATTGATAGTATTCTCTCACACTTCATGTCATTTGAACAGAAAGTTCTTATTATTCCACTGTGAATTATCACTTTACAGAAGAGAAATATATATAACGCTTACAAAAGTCTTCATTCATTAAAAAAGCGGCGTGCCAGATTGCACATGCCGCTGTTCATCTTGTTGTACCTTCCAGAATTAATATCCCGACTCGTTCAGTTCACCCTTCGCAATAGCCACGCCGCCGCTTGTTCCAATACGGGTTGCACCGGCTCCGACCATTATAAGCGCATCCTCTGCACTGCGAACGCCGCCAGAAGCTTTCACACCAATATCAGGACCCACAGTAGCCCGCATAAGTGCGATGTCTTCCTTCGTTGCCCCTCCTGTAGAGAAGCCTGTAGATGTTTTTACAAAATCAGCACCAGCCTGGGCAGAAAGTTTGCAGGCACGAACCTTTTCTTCATCCGTAAGAAGACTGGTCTCGATGATAACCTTCGTTAGTGCTTTTCCACGGGCTGCATCTACGACAGCAGCAATATCTCGGCTGACCCACTCATCGTCGCCAGTCTTAAGAGCCCCAATATTAATAACCATATCTACCTCGCCTGCTCCGTTAGCGATGGCATTTGCTGTTTCAAATGCTTTGGTTTCCGGAGTAGAAGCACCCAGTGGAAAACCAATTACTGTACAAACTTTGACCTCCGGAGTATCCTTCAGCACTTCATGGGCAACAGCCACCCATGCAGGATTAACGCAAACCGAGGCAAACTTATACTCTTTAGCTTCCTCAGCCAATTTAATTATGTCTTCTTTCCGTGCGTCCGCTTTAAGCAGCGTATGATCAATCATTCGGGATAGCGTATTTTCGCTCATCGTTGTATTCCTCCATAAAATTGAGTAGTGTATGTTCTCACATTCCTTCATCATACCAATAGATACCTCCTTTGCAAAGTTAGAGAGCTCCGCCACTGCAAAGCATAGAGATTTGTAAGTCTCCGTAGAAGATGGTTGTAGTTCCCTAAAAAATAAAAAATAAAATAAATAGGGTTTATATGCCAAATTACACTTTCCAAAATAGGGAAACCGGCTATAATGAATCTCGTATGTTTCGACATATTTTTAATACCCTTTTTTTATATTAATTATTTAGGAGGAGATCTTCGCAAATGGGAAATTTCAATTTTTCACCAAGCACTGAAACCCGCACACTTAAGGTAATGGTAGAGGGTGCAATGTCACAAGAAGATGCCGGCCGCTTCATCCAGGAGTATAACGAACACGTAAGTAAATTTAATCCTGCTGAATATGAAATCGTTCTGGATTGTACAGGTCTAAATGTCTCTTCACCGGACGTGCTGCCAATGCTGGAGCAATGCTACATTATGTATAAAGAATCCGGCTTCAAAAAGGTTATCTTTACGATTGCAAAGAATCCAATTCTCAAGATGCAGCTCGGCCGTGTTGCCCGTTCTACCAAGCTGGAAAACTATGAAATTGTAGAAGTCTAGGAGGAATGCATTTGGACTCTATTACGATTCGCCAAGCCGCTTATTACCATCCGGAACGTGTCGTGCATAATGATTTTTACCTGAACCATTTTAACAGCATGGGCAAGGACATTGAACGATTTTTGCAAGTAATGGGACGGGAACGGAGATATATCGCGGATAGCGAAGAGGAGAATGCATTTACGATGGGTCTGAAGGCAGCCCAAAAGGTACTGCTGGAAGCCGGATTAACCGGAGAAGATATGGATATGATCGTATTTGTCTCTCAGACCCCGGAATATACCTATCCTACCAATGCTCTTCTGCTGCACCATAAGCTTCAGGGAAAACACCGCACCATTACAATGGATTCCAACGCCAATTGCGCCGGAATGGTTACCTCCGTGGAGCAAACAAGCCGTTATATGCAGTCTAATCCGCATGTCCGATACGCATTAGTCGTTGGATGTGACCACAGTTCTATCCATTGTAATCCCGATGACGAGATTACTTATCCTAACTTCGGAGATGCAGCAGCAGCTGTCATTCTCGAACGCAGCACTGACGAGAGTAAGGGATTTGTCGACTCTTTATTCTACATAGATTCAGAGGGCAGCGGTAATATTACGTTCCCGGCCTGTGGTTTATCGAATATTTACAGTAAGGATGTTACACCAGAGCAATTGCGCATCCGATGGATTCCTTTTGACGGTACGGTGTGCGTAGACGCTGCAATAAATGATATTCAAGAGCTTTTAGCTCGACATGAACTAACGATTGAAGATATTTCCGCTTTCTGCCTGTCACAGTTCTCCCTTAAAAATATTGAACTGATTCAGAGCGGCCTTGCAGCACCGCAAGAAAAATTCATCTACGTAGGTGACGAATTCGGCTATACAGGTACAAGCAGTCCTTTCATCGCTTTTCAGCGCGGTGTTGAGGATGGAGTCATTAAAAGAGGCGACTACGTGTTTTTCTGGTCAGTAGGCGCGGGATGGCAGATTCCGACGATGCTTTTCAGATACTGATTATAGTATTATTCTGTACCAAAAAGGCCCTGCTCAAGGGGAGCAGGGCCTTTTTGTCTTCGAAATATAACCTTTTATTTCTGAGTTAGTGAATCAATATCAATAAATGGAGTCGCTCCGCCGGTTACGCTCGGCAGCTTACCGTCCCATTTCTCCAATGCTTTCTCGGATACCTCAATTTGTTTTAGCTGTACCAGTTCTGGAGTTACCTCCTGCTTCTTCAGCCTCAGAGA
Proteins encoded:
- a CDS encoding homocysteine synthase, with translation MSEDRKLSFETLAIHAGQEIDPTTFARAVPLYQTTSYGFRDTEHAANLFGLKEFGNIYTRLMNPTTDVFEQRIAALEGGAGALATASGMAAISFSILNIAGAGDEIVSAASLYGGTYNLFSTTLPKLGIKVHFVDSDNPENFRSVINDKTKAIFAETIGNPQGNILDIEAVAAIAHEHGIPLIVDNTFPSPYLLRPIEHGADIVVHSATKFIGGHGTSIGGVIVDAGKFDWKASGRFPGLTEPDPSYHGVVYTEAVGPIAYIIKARVQLLRDLGAAISPFNSWMLLQGLETLHLRMERHSGNALKVASYLEAHEDVEWVSYSGLQSHPSYELAQKYLPKGQGAILTFGIKGGITAGRKLIENVKLFSHLANVGDSKSLIIHPASTTHQQLSDEEQISAGVSPELVRLSIGTESIDDILYDLEQAIAASQQ
- the deoC gene encoding deoxyribose-phosphate aldolase, with the protein product MSENTLSRMIDHTLLKADARKEDIIKLAEEAKEYKFASVCVNPAWVAVAHEVLKDTPEVKVCTVIGFPLGASTPETKAFETANAIANGAGEVDMVINIGALKTGDDEWVSRDIAAVVDAARGKALTKVIIETSLLTDEEKVRACKLSAQAGADFVKTSTGFSTGGATKEDIALMRATVGPDIGVKASGGVRSAEDALIMVGAGATRIGTSGGVAIAKGELNESGY
- a CDS encoding ketoacyl-ACP synthase III, with protein sequence MHLDSITIRQAAYYHPERVVHNDFYLNHFNSMGKDIERFLQVMGRERRYIADSEEENAFTMGLKAAQKVLLEAGLTGEDMDMIVFVSQTPEYTYPTNALLLHHKLQGKHRTITMDSNANCAGMVTSVEQTSRYMQSNPHVRYALVVGCDHSSIHCNPDDEITYPNFGDAAAAVILERSTDESKGFVDSLFYIDSEGSGNITFPACGLSNIYSKDVTPEQLRIRWIPFDGTVCVDAAINDIQELLARHELTIEDISAFCLSQFSLKNIELIQSGLAAPQEKFIYVGDEFGYTGTSSPFIAFQRGVEDGVIKRGDYVFFWSVGAGWQIPTMLFRY